In Deltaproteobacteria bacterium, the genomic stretch CGGGGCTCCGACCGGGCACCACGGCGCAATGCGCGCACAATAGCGCGAGAACGCCCGTGCACAGGGCTCTCCAACGCACCGGCACCTTCATTGACGTTTTCCCGGGAGACACGCGCCAAGTGGTAGCACGCCCAAGTCGCGGGCGTCAATTTCGGGTCGGTCCGGGCCGAAACGCGATTGAACCGGGCATCGCGCGGTGCTATAAGCACGGCGATTGTCGGCGGCCGATTCGCCGATCGAATTGGGATGTGAGTTCTTGATCGACGATCCTCACTGCGATTCGGAATACGCCGAACCGCGCATCATTGGGCGAAGAGATCATTCCGTCTCGCGAAAGCTCATCGACCCCGATGCGCTCAAGGTGCTCTATCGCCTCTGCAACAACGGGTACAAGGCGTATCTGGTCGGCGGCGGCGTGCGCGACCTGCTGCTCGGGAAAACGCCCAAGGACTTCGACGTCGCGACGGACGCCAAGCCCGAGGAGGTCCGCCGCCTCTTCCGCAACTCGCGGATCATCGGGAGGCGTTTTCGCCTCGCCCACGTGTTTTTTCACGGCAACAAGATCGTCGAGGTCTCCACATTCCGGCGTTCGGTGACGAGCCTTCCCGCGATCGAGCTCGAACCGACCAACGGGGATGATCCGCCGGACGACGCGATCGCCCCCATCGACGACCCCGACCATGGTCCGAACGGCGATCAGGACGGCGCCGATGATTTCGAGACGGCTTCGTCGGACGAGCACCGGATTCCGCCGACCGAAAACGACTACGGCACCGCCGAGGAAGACGCGAAGCGCCGCGACATCACCATCAACGCGCTCTTCTACAACATTGCCGACTTCTCGATCATCGACTACGTCGGCGGCATGGACGACCTGCAGAACAGGGTGGTTCGCTCCGTCGGCTGCCCGCACCGCAGCATCAAGGAAGACCCGGTCCGCATGATCCGGGTGATCCGCCACGCGGCGCGCACCGGCTTCGCGATCGATCCCGCGACGTGGGAGGCGATTCTCGAACACGCCCGGCTGATTGTTCATTGCTCTCCGGCGCGCGTGCGCGAGGAATTTTTGCGCGATCTGCGCGGCGGGGCGTCGCACCTGAGCTTTCAGATGATGGTCGAAACGGGCCTGCTGCCCGTTCTTTTCCCGGCCTACGAAGAGGTCTTGGCGGGGGAGGACGGCGAGCGGACCAAGGAGTGGCTCCTGCGCAACCTGCGCGGCATCGACGCGCTCAACCGCAAGGGACCGCCGCTCTCGGACCCGATGCTGCTCGCCGCCTTCGTGGCCCCGTTCGTGCGCCACGCCCGCGTGCTCGAACGCGCGCCGGAGGAACGGGCCCGCGTTCCGTACTTTCACAGTGAAGTGCGCGAGGTCATCAAGCCCATCATCCGCAGCTTCGGATTCTCCAAGGCCCACGCGGAGAACATCTGCCAGACCGTGATCGGCATGCTGCTCATGGAAACCGCCGCCCGCGAGGACCGACCGCTGCCGCGATCTCTCGTGGGCAAGGTCTATTTCGGCGACGGCTACAAGCTCTACTGCGTGGAATGCGAGGGGCGCGGCGATCGCCTCCCCCCGGAATTTCATCAGGCGTTTCGCAAATGGGAACAGAAGTTCACGAGGCGACGTGACGGAGGGCCGGCCGAGGCCGAACGGGACGTCCCCGCTCCGGAACCCGGTCGAGATGGCGGGCCGCATCGACGCCGACGTCGCCGCTCACGTCGTCCCAAGAGCCCGGCCGAAGCCGCCGTCTGACCGACCCCGGCTCCCTTCGCATTGTCTTATCCGACCCGATGCCTTACATTTTTGCGCGTTTTCCACGGTCGAGGGCGCTGACGGGGACTTCCCGGATGTGCCGTAACGTGAATCGATGAAACCGACGAACGACAACTGGACGATTCTGATCCTCACGCGCGATCCCGCGAAACCGCGTCGGTTCGTCGTCAGCCGCCGGGCTGTTCGCCGGGCCGCGCTCGCCGCCGGTTTCGCGGCGATCGGATTGGGGGTTGGGGTTTTCGATTACGTCCAGACCAAGATGGACGTCATGGTCGCCCAGCGCCGGGAGAAGACCCTCATCACGCAGGTGCGCGACGAGCGTGCGAACGCCGAGGAGCGTCTCACGCAACTCTCGGCGCTGCGTGACGAGGTGTTGCAGCTTCGCCGGGCGGTGAACGCGTCGTCGAAGCTCGATCAGTCGCTGCGTCGCGAGCAGGGACTCGCCAGTCCCGCCGAGCATGTGATCGCGGCCGGCGGCGCGGAGATCCAGGTCCCGCTCGCCGATCGTTTCGACGACCGCGACATCGAGCGCATGCACGCGGCGATCCGCGAGCTCATCGAGCGCGCCGGAATTCGCAAGACGAGCCTCGCCACGCTGTCGCGCTACTTCCGCGATCAAGGCGCGCAGGTCGCCCAGCGACCGAGTCTATGGCCGATCAAGGGTTGGGTGACGAGCAACTTCGGCATGCGCACCAGCCCGTTCACCGGCGAGACGGCGATGCACGAGGGCTACGACATCGCCGCGCCGATCGGCACGGTCGTGCGCGCGCCCGCCGGCGGCGCCGTGGTTTACGTCGGCACGCACGACAACTACGGCAACTATCTCGTGATCGACCACGGCGGCGGACTGACCACGCACTACGGCCATCTGGCGTCGTCACTGGTCGCCGAGGGCGTTCGCATCTCGGCGCGCGCGCCGATCGCCCTCGTCGGCAACACGGGGCGCTCCACGGGTCCCCACCTGCACTACGAGATCCGGATGATGGATATTCCCGTCAATCCGGCGCCGTACCTTCCCGAAGATCCCGAGGAACCGACCGACTTCGCGCAGGGTCCGTGAGGCGCGTCCGGCTTTGGGTCCGCGGAGCCGGCCCGGCGCGTTGAACTTTTACGAGTCAAATCACGGCATGAGAACGGGGTGATGACCATGCCTTCGTTGTTCGCGAAGATTTTCGGCACCAAGAACGACCGCGAGATCAAGCGCCTGCGCAAGATCGCCGATCTCGTCAATGCGCAGGAGGCCGCCGTTCAACCGCTGTCCGACGACGG encodes the following:
- the pcnB gene encoding polynucleotide adenylyltransferase PcnB; this encodes MIDDPHCDSEYAEPRIIGRRDHSVSRKLIDPDALKVLYRLCNNGYKAYLVGGGVRDLLLGKTPKDFDVATDAKPEEVRRLFRNSRIIGRRFRLAHVFFHGNKIVEVSTFRRSVTSLPAIELEPTNGDDPPDDAIAPIDDPDHGPNGDQDGADDFETASSDEHRIPPTENDYGTAEEDAKRRDITINALFYNIADFSIIDYVGGMDDLQNRVVRSVGCPHRSIKEDPVRMIRVIRHAARTGFAIDPATWEAILEHARLIVHCSPARVREEFLRDLRGGASHLSFQMMVETGLLPVLFPAYEEVLAGEDGERTKEWLLRNLRGIDALNRKGPPLSDPMLLAAFVAPFVRHARVLERAPEERARVPYFHSEVREVIKPIIRSFGFSKAHAENICQTVIGMLLMETAAREDRPLPRSLVGKVYFGDGYKLYCVECEGRGDRLPPEFHQAFRKWEQKFTRRRDGGPAEAERDVPAPEPGRDGGPHRRRRRRSRRPKSPAEAAV
- a CDS encoding M23 family metallopeptidase, whose product is MKPTNDNWTILILTRDPAKPRRFVVSRRAVRRAALAAGFAAIGLGVGVFDYVQTKMDVMVAQRREKTLITQVRDERANAEERLTQLSALRDEVLQLRRAVNASSKLDQSLRREQGLASPAEHVIAAGGAEIQVPLADRFDDRDIERMHAAIRELIERAGIRKTSLATLSRYFRDQGAQVAQRPSLWPIKGWVTSNFGMRTSPFTGETAMHEGYDIAAPIGTVVRAPAGGAVVYVGTHDNYGNYLVIDHGGGLTTHYGHLASSLVAEGVRISARAPIALVGNTGRSTGPHLHYEIRMMDIPVNPAPYLPEDPEEPTDFAQGP